The sequence AGCTCTACCTGCATCTGTTGCGCGAGCCGGATCTCCGGATCGAGGCCATCAGCGCGGAGCTGGGATGGCCCGAGGGTGACGTGCGCACCGCCCTCGACGAGTTGTCGGGCCTGGCATTGCTCCGGACGTCGCCCGCGCATCCGCGGATGCTGCGTCCGGTGGCTCCCGACGTCGGTCTGGAATCGCTTCTGGCCCGGCTCCAGGCCGAGCTCGTGGCTCGGCAGCACCAGTTGGAGAGCGGCCGTGCGGCCGTGGCCATGCTCACCGCCGAGTACACGGAGGGCCGTCCTCGCCGCGAGCGGACCGTCACTGAAGAGCTGATCGGCATCGACGAGGTGCGGCTTCGGCTGAAGACGCTGACCGCGCAGACCCGGAACGAACTGCTCGCGCTCGTCCCGGAACCGGTGCAGCGTCCCGACACGCTGGCGGCCAGCAAGCCGCTCGACGCGGCGCTGCTGGAGCGTGGCGTCGCGATGCGCACGGTGTATCTGAACAGCATCCGCAACGATCCGCCGAGCATCGCCTACACCGACTGGCTGGCC is a genomic window of Catenulispora sp. MAP5-51 containing:
- a CDS encoding LuxR C-terminal-related transcriptional regulator — translated: MLEAFGVSPAAEKLYLHLLREPDLRIEAISAELGWPEGDVRTALDELSGLALLRTSPAHPRMLRPVAPDVGLESLLARLQAELVARQHQLESGRAAVAMLTAEYTEGRPRRERTVTEELIGIDEVRLRLKTLTAQTRNELLALVPEPVQRPDTLAASKPLDAALLERGVAMRTVYLNSIRNDPPSIAYTDWLAGIGGQIRTAPTVPLRLIVFDRNAALVPIDPHDSSAGATVLTGAGVVSAMCALFEQIWAAAHPLGLPNAPDAQGLGVEEREVLRMLANGETDEHIARRLGVSTRTVGRKASELMRRLGTRSRFQMGVRASELGWLRPPPEACCEDELLGSACL